From a region of the Pontixanthobacter gangjinensis genome:
- a CDS encoding FAD-dependent monooxygenase, with protein MDEQRDLLILGGGLVGMTLALAAAKKGISSHVVDRADPSELTAEGFDGRASAISTASWNLFTNIGLAPRLEPHGSPIASIAVTDQMKPGALDFTPEPHEGTLGRMFANRELRLALFEAASEEPLISWHARADVTARERGAHGVSATLASGQTLRANLMIAAEGRGSPTRDDAGIVIAKWSYSHRAIIAGLTHEKSHDQVAWEIFYPAGPFALLPMLDLPDGTHRSALVWTVDEADAAGTLKLSDRAFLAEVAKRMGTMFGEITSVGPRSSYPLGFHHTAKITSDRLALIGDAAHGIHPIAGQGLNLGLRDVGALVDVLAEGMRLGLEPGDAQLLAKYERWRGLDSFMVALATDGLTRLFGVPGKTASAARRLGMAGVQRTPILKNWFMDEARGMTGDMPELLKA; from the coding sequence ATGGATGAACAGCGCGACCTTTTGATTTTGGGCGGCGGATTGGTTGGCATGACACTGGCTCTGGCTGCCGCGAAGAAAGGCATTTCCAGCCATGTGGTGGATCGCGCCGATCCGTCAGAATTGACCGCAGAAGGTTTTGACGGACGCGCATCTGCCATTTCCACCGCCAGCTGGAACCTGTTTACCAATATCGGGCTAGCCCCGCGCCTTGAACCGCACGGATCGCCGATTGCCTCGATTGCGGTGACCGACCAGATGAAGCCGGGGGCGCTCGATTTTACGCCTGAACCGCATGAAGGCACGTTGGGCCGGATGTTCGCCAACCGCGAGTTGCGCCTGGCTTTGTTCGAAGCAGCAAGCGAAGAACCGCTCATTTCTTGGCACGCGAGGGCCGATGTAACAGCGCGCGAGCGCGGCGCGCACGGCGTTAGTGCTACGCTTGCCAGTGGACAGACCCTGCGTGCCAATCTGATGATCGCAGCAGAGGGGCGCGGGTCACCAACGCGCGATGACGCAGGCATTGTTATTGCCAAATGGAGTTACAGCCACCGTGCTATAATCGCCGGACTGACACACGAAAAGTCGCATGATCAGGTAGCGTGGGAAATATTCTATCCCGCCGGACCATTTGCGCTATTGCCCATGCTCGATCTGCCCGATGGCACACATCGTAGTGCGCTGGTCTGGACGGTGGATGAGGCTGATGCGGCAGGCACCTTAAAACTATCCGACCGCGCCTTTCTGGCAGAGGTCGCAAAGCGGATGGGCACGATGTTTGGTGAGATTACCTCCGTAGGACCGAGATCATCCTATCCGCTGGGCTTCCATCATACCGCAAAGATTACATCAGACAGGCTCGCGCTGATTGGCGATGCCGCGCACGGTATCCATCCAATTGCAGGACAAGGACTGAACCTTGGATTGCGCGATGTTGGCGCGTTGGTTGATGTACTCGCAGAGGGAATGCGGCTGGGGCTGGAGCCAGGTGACGCACAATTGCTGGCAAAATATGAACGCTGGCGCGGTCTCGACAGTTTTATGGTCGCACTCGCCACCGACGGGCTCACCCGCTTGTTCGGGGTACCGGGCAAGACCGCATCTGCAGCGCGGCGGCTGGGAATGGCCGGCGTCCAGCGCACCCCTATCTTGAAAAACTGGTTCATGGATGAAGCACGCGGCATGACCGGCGATATGCCCGAACTGCTAAAGGCATGA